The following DNA comes from Candidatus Binataceae bacterium.
CCTACCTGTATCGTTCGGTGCGAATCACAACTGCTCAAACAAGCGTTGAATTCCGATGAGCTGCTCGTCGCGAGCGCGTGCGACGTTGATCGCTCGCTTTTCCTACGGCGCCGGCACGAAAGCACCGTGGTTATGTAGACTTAAGTCGTTCGTAATTGATGCGAGCGGCGGCAAGATCGATACGATCTTCGACTAGCCCGCCTCGCGCGCCGTTGCTCAACGGCGCGCGGTGAGATTTGCGGCTGCTACTTGCGCACGCATGGCGATCGCCGTTGCAACCGATGTCTAATCGGCGATTCAGAAGCGCGAAGCATCAGCCGCGGTTAGTCGGCTTCATTCTGGTAAGACCAAGCACCTGCGATCTGCTCACTTACTTCGGTTCCACGAGCACTACCTCGAGCGGAGCATCGGCGGCGTTCTCAGTCTGCAACGTCTCGGCGTCCAGCCACGCGGCGACTGTCGCCGGTGCGCCGCGCTCATCGCTCCTGCCGTCGGCGAATTTGAGCTTCACCGCGACGTCGGTGATGGTCGCGAGGACGCGCGGCGGATGATGCACCATGATCCCCTTCTCATGCGCGCCGAATCTCAGTCGCACGATTCGCACGTGCTCGTTCTCGAACTCAACGCGAAATCGCGCCGGCTCGAGACGGATCGCGTCGAGCGCATGCGGCTCCACGCGCGGCGCGGATTTCAGCTCGACGCGAATCTCGCGAATCGCCTTGTCGTTTCGCTCGCAAGCTTGCTCCGGCAGTGATCCATCGAGGTAGTACGCACGTCCACTGTCGGTGAAGTCGATCCCGACCATTCGATTCGAGCCAGGTACAAACTCGGGCACGATCTCGCCGCGAGCGATATTGACGTTGACCAGCCGGACGAACTCGTTTTCAAAGAACACTTCATATGGCTTGGACGTGCCCGCGGTGGCTTCCAGAGCCGTCCGGAGTTTCTCGGCGCATTCGTCGATCGCGGTTTGGCCGGCATCGATCGCGCCCGCCATGCTGATGAAACCGTGAATTGTTGTCTCGTAGCGATGATGCTCAGCCGCAACGCCAGCATCGCGAAGCAATTGGATATACGCTTCGCCGTCGTCGCGCAGAATGTCGAAGCCCGCAGTTACCATGAACGCGGGCGGCAGCCGCGAAAAGTCGCATGAGAGAATCGGCGACACGCGCGGATCGCCGATCTGGCTCCGATCGACAAGATACTGATCGAAGAACCAGTCGAGTGCGGCGCGTTCGAAGAAGTATCCTTGTGCGAACTCCTCCATCGATTGCGATTCGCCTTTCATTCCTACGGCCGGATAAATCAGGAGCTGGAACCTGAGCGGCGGCCCATTGCGATCGCGCGCGAGTTGCGCGACGACCGCGGCGAGATTGCCGCCGGCCGAGTCGCCGCCAACCGCCAGCCGCGCCGGGTCGCCGCCGACACTCGCGCCATTGTCGTAGGCCCACAGCAGCGCGGCGTATGCATCGTCGACAGCCGCCGGAAACCGATTCTCGGGTGCTAACGCGTAGTCAACTGCGACGACGATCGCAGCCGATTGCTCCGCGAGGCGGCGGCAGATGGCGTCGTGCGTGTCGAGATTGCCGAAAATCATACCGCCGCCGTGGTAGTAGACGAGCAGCGGTCGCGGTGCGGTCACGGCACTCTTCGCGCGATAAATCCTGATCGCGATATCGCCGCGCGGCCCTGCGATCGCACGATTCTCGACCTTGTCCAGCTCAACGCGCGGCAGTTCGACAGAGCGATGAAACGCGGCGAAGTTGGCGCGCAACCGCTCGAGCGGCATCGCCGGATCCAGAAAAGGATCCTGCGCTATCTTGTCGAGAATTGCGCGTGACTGGTCGTCAAGCCGGGCACCCGTCACAGCCCGAGCATCCGGCGCAGGCGCGGCGCGCTGAAGCCGAGCATCGTCTCGCCGCCCGCCTTGATCACCGGCACGGCGCGAAAGCCCATCGCGATCAGCTCGTCGCGCGCCGTGTCGTCGTTCGCGATATTCTTCTCGACGAACGCAACCTTGTTTTGGGTGAGAAACTGCTTGGCCTGAAGGCAGGCCGAGCATCCGGCGTTGGTGTAGATTACGACGTCCATACGATTTTCCTCTTCGATGACGCCGTGTGATTGTGTGCAGAATGCGCGCTGTGGCCACGATTCGAGCTGCATTTCGCGCAGGTGCATACTCCGCCGCATGCTTCGATCAGCCTCGCGAGCGTGCGGCGCATGCGCTTAAGGCGCGCGAGCTCTTCATCCATCGCGACCAGTTTGGCCTCGGCCTTACGCGTCACCGGACCGCATTCGAGGGTCGATTTCACGCCCATCGAAAGCAGCTCCTTGATTTCGCGCAGGGTGAAGCCGAGCGCCTTCGCGTCCTGGATGAAGCGCAGTCGATCGAGAACCTCGAGCGGGTACTGCCTGTAACCCGACATGTTGCGGCCGGGCCGTGCGAGGAGTCCCTCGCGCTCGTAAAACCGCAGCGTATCGATACTGATGCCGGCGGCTTCTGCCACGCGTCCGATCGTCATCTGCATAATCGATACACCCTCGACCATACTCCAGAGTCAAGGGACCAGCGGCTTGCTCACATCCAGACTAAACAGGATCTTGTGATTCGCGGGGCTACGGCCTACACTCCTTGCCGAGCCCGTTTTCCCTTAAATAAACTTGCGTCGGGCAAACCGACTGGACGGTCTGAGTTCTGTCTCGACTCGAACGCCAGCGATGATGCCGCGCATCAACATCTGGTGGAGGGGTACCATGTCCGTTGGTGATCGAGGTCTCTCGCGGTTTATGTTGGTAATGCTGACCGGATTGATTGCGGTGTCGGCGCCGCAACTGGCATCCGCCGCTACGTTCAGTGCGCTGAAGGTATTGAGCGTAGCCATACCGGTACCGCCGGGCGCGGAGCCAAACGGTCAGATGTCCCTACAGGCGACCGCAAAGGCGAATATCGGTTTCGGCAGTTCGACCGTGTCGTTTTATCTCGCTCAGAATCCATATCCGGAGGCGAGCGACATACTGATCGGCAGCGCGAGCGCGTCACTTTTGCCGCTGCTCTTTGCTCCGGGCCCCGTCAGCGCGACAGGAACTGTGCCGTCAGATGTCACCCCGGGATTCTATTATTTGCTGGCTTGTGCGGGCGCCAACAATTGCGCGGCGAGCAAGCAAACCATCACCATCGCGGCGCAAGAACTGAGTCGCAATCCCCAGGAACCAGGGGTCTCTTCCCAAAGTGCCCCCGGACAGGAGTTCTTTCCTGAGAGCACGCCAGGGATGAGCGTGGGCACTCCATTCAATTGCCCGGCCTCGGGTAATGGGCAATCGGGCGCTCAATGTGTTTGGGTGACGACGCAGATTGTCAGCTTCACACCGCCAAATCAGGCCTTGGGCTTGTTCTACTGTCCAACCAGCTATCCTTATCCGTTCCAGGTGATATTCGGACATGACACCTTGTGGAAAGACCTCTCCGCATTCGGAGCGGTCGGGCACACCACTGGTGTCAGCTTTACCAAGTACAAGACGGACTCCCTCGGTTTCGTCCTTTCTTTCGCCGGACCACCGCGTGGCTACGCAGTGTTCTCGTGGACGTGTTTGCCGGGCTTTTGCGGCTCGGCACTCACCGGCCAGGTTCAATATGCGTGCGCAAATGTAAAGACCGTGCGGGCAATACCGTAATAGTGAAGGGACAGAGATCTGATTCAGGATCGGAGTTCCGGTTTCACAAATGCCCACGCTCCGCCCTTCAGGCGAGGGCGGATCGTGAGCAGATCCAAGCGGGGCGTACCGGCGACGCTCCAGATGGTCTCAGGTTTCGGCCGAGCCGATTGACAGTTCGCGCAGGATGAAATCGACGCGGTCTGAAATCGGAGCTTTGGGCAATTCGATCAGCTCGTAGCCGCACTCGCGATAGGCGGCGACGTTGGAGCGATAGTCCTCGATCGCAAACTCGAAGGAATAGGGACGCTCGGGATCGTTGGTAAAGATCTCTTTCCACGGCGGGGTCACGAAAGCTTTCGGCGCGTAGCGATAAATTCGAGCCGCGTTGCGATAGTGCTCCGTTGCGAGGCCGAGCTGGCGCGACGCCCCGACGCCCTCGACGATACCGCGATCGAAGAACACGGGCCGCTCGCGCTCGGCCGTCTGCTCGTAAACGAAAATCGCGCGCGAAAGTGCCAGCTCGCAGAACTTCTGCGGATTCTGCCACGGCGTCCCGTCGCCGCCGATACGAAGCTGCTCCTTGACAATACTGCGACCGACTTCATCGACGCATAAATGCCCGCGCGCGCGAAGGGCGTCGATAATCGAAGATTTGCCGCCGCCGGAGCCGCCGGTAAGTACGTAAAAGTTGTTGCGTTCAAAGGCCACGACTTGAATCCTCCCAAAGGTCCCATTTGCAATTCAATCCGTAAAAGTCTACTGTCCGCATACAGTAGACAGACAGCATCACAAACGTAGCGCCTGACCAAAGGGGCGCCGATCGAGGCCATGCGAATGAAAAGATTCGTGGGGTTCGCTTCAGCACTGGCGATCGACGTTGTCGCGATGAGTCTGCGCGGATGTTCCCTGGTGGCCTCCGTCCAGCAGACCCGCGACGAGAGGCGCCGGGAGGTGATCCAGCGGACGGACATCGCGCACGTCTATGTCACGCTCGACGACCTTCCGCGCGACAAACCCTACAAGGTGCTGGGCGATATCAAGTACAGCGAACCGTTCGACAGCGAACTCGACCAGGCCGAGATCAACCGCCATCTCAGGGCGCTCGCAGTGGCAATGTATCCCGATCAGGCCGACGCTGTAATCAAGGTTAACGACGACATCCAATCCTCCTCAGGCACGACCGGGACCGTGACGGCAACCGGCGAGGTTGTGCAGTTCGACACCTCAACCAACCGAAAGATGCTGCACGACATGGCGGACGAGATAGTCGCGTCGCCGAGATGAATAGTGATGATGGTGCGCGCGATGTTCGCTTACGCACTGACGATCGGCTTCCTCGCGATGATCTTCAGCGGATGCTCCTGGCTGATGTCCGATCGGCGCGCCCAGGAAGAGAAGCATCGGCAGATGGTTCAGACGATGGACACCGCCCACGTCTACATCACCATTGACGATATGCCGCCGAGCAAACCTTACAAGGTACTGGGCGAAATCAAGTGCAGCGAACCATTCGCCGCCGAGGAAATCGATCAAATTTCCGTCAACCATCATCTGAAGTCGATAGCACTGGCGAAGTATCCAACCCAGGCGGACGCCGTGATCAAGCTCAACTACAACATCCAATACCCGACCAATGGCGAGACGGGGACATTGACGGTTTCGGGGCAGGTTATCCAGTTCAACTCCTCGTCCGATCGCGATCTCATGCACAACATGTGGGAAAGCCCCGCGGAAAACCCCGTCGTATCACCGAGATGATGAGATCGCTCGCGCTGACCCGGGGCGCCGGTCGTCGGGGGGATGAGTTGGCTAGCCGGATACTCCGCGCAGGCTCATGAGCATGCGCGGATCTGTTCGATTCGATTGATCGGTGAATTCAGGTCGTCGGTAGCTTCGGGCGACCCGCTATCACTTCGTCGAGGAGACCGTACTCGACCGCCTGCGCGGCTGACATGAAGTTATCGCGATCGGTGTCGCGCTCGATCTTCTTCACGTTCTGACCAGTGTGATGGGCGAGAATCTCGTTGAGAATTTCCTTGAGCCGCAGCGCCTCGCGGGCGTGAATCTCGATATCGGTAGCCTGGCCCTCGAAACCGCCCGATACCTGGTGAATCAAAATACGCGAATGAGGCAGCGCGTAGCGCCGGCCCTTGGCGCCCGCCGCGAGCAGCAGAGCGCCCATGCTGGCGGCCTGTCCCACGCACAACGTCGATACGGGAGGCCTGACGAATTGCATGGTATCGTAGATCGCAAGGCCCGCCGTGACAGAGCCGCCGGGCGAATTGATGTACATGTTGATCTCGCGCTCGGGATCCTCAGATTCGAGAAAAAGAAGCTGCGCCGTGATCAGGTTCGCGACGTCATCGGTGACCGGGCCACCCATGAAAACGATTCGGTCCTTCAGCAGCCGCGAGTAAATATCGTAGGAACGCTCACCGCGGCCAGTCTGCTCAACGACATAAGGTACTAGAACGCTCATGCGAATAAATTACTCCGGAAACCATCGTCGGTCGAGAATCTCAGGCGCCGTCGCGCTTGCGCTTCTCGGCTCAGCCGGGACAATCAACGCCGCATCGAGCAACGTCGCGTCGGAGGCGAAGAACTTTTATCTGCCCGACGCGGCCGCATCGAAAATCGTGTCGGTGACGAAAGGCGGCACGCCCGAGGCCGAGGTCACCGTGCTGACCGAGGCCGTCGCGGTCAAGGAAACGGGCCCCAAGGAAACCGTCGCGAAATTCGGCGAGGTCTATGCGTTCGCGCCGAGCTTCATCGCCGTCAATCGCGACACGCCGACGATGCTCACCTTCTGGAACCTACAGCCCGACGACGAGCACGACTTTATGCTCACCGCGCCCGACGGAAAAGTCTTGATGCACGCGAAGCTCGCGCCGCTGACGAAGGAATCGTACGTGTTCACCTTCCACAAGGAGGGACTGTTCGATTTTTATTGCGCGGTGCATCAGCCGGAGATGGCGGGTCAGATACTTGTCCTGCCGGCAAAGAAGTAATCAGAAAGATAGCAAAAAGATCACCAGAACTCAAGATTTTGCGATGCTGCCGACCGCAAATTCCAGACGCGCAACCGTGCGATTTTTACCGAGCACCGCGACGACCTCGTAGATGCCCGGGCTCACGGTGCCGCCCGTCAGCGCGACGCGCACCGGCTGCGCAAGCTGTCCCAGCTTGAGGCTGAACTTCGCCAGCACGCGCTCGAACGCGGATTGGATCGCAGGTTCGACAAACTCGCCGTCGATCGCGTTGATCTCCACGGCGAGGGTTTTCAGCGCATCCGCGATTTCCGGCTTGAGGAACTTCGCCGCGGCCTTCGGATCAGTCGCGACGTCGTCGCGCAGATAGAAGGACGCGAACTCCGCCAGCTCGTCGAGCGTCTTGGCGCGCTCGTGCAGGGTCGCGACCGCGCGCTCCAGCCACGCATCGTCGCCCGGAATCGGCCATCCCCGCTTGGCGATGAACGGTTTGACGAGCTGCGCCAGTTCCGCCGCTGTCTTCTGCTTGAGGTAGTGGAAGTTCAGCCAGAGCAGCTTTTCGGCGTTGAAGACGCCGGCTGATTTTCCGCACGCCTCGAAGCCGAAGAAATGAATCAGCTCGTCCTTGGAGAAGATCTCCTGATCGCCATGCGACCATCCGAGCCGCGCGAGATAGTTGATGAGGGTTTCAGGAAAATATCCCGCATCGCGATAGGCGAACACCGAAGTATGGCCATGACGCTTCGAGAGCTTCGATCCGTCCTGCCCCAACACCATCGGCAGATGCGCAAAGGCTGGCGGCTTCAACCCGAGCGCCAGATAGATCTGGATCTGACGTGGAGTGTTGGGCAGATGGTCGTCGCCGCGCACCACGTGCGTAATCTCGAAGTCCGCGTCGTCGAGCACTGTTGCGAAATTGTAGGTCGGCACGCCGTCCGAGCGGAAAATGATCAGATCATCGAGCTCGGCGTTTTCGAATACCGCGCGTCCTTTGACCAAGTCGTCAACAACGGTCTGGCCGATGCGCGGCGAGCGGAATCGAATCGTGTAGTTGCGCCCCGCGCGCTTGTCAGGCAGTTGCAAGTCCGCGGCGAACGACTTGTCGCGGCAGGTTCCGTCGTATCCCGGCTTGCGGCGCTCCTTCTCCGCTAGCTTGCGCTTGGCGTCGAGTTCCTCGGCGCTGCAGTAACATGGATACGCGTTGCCCTCGCGCAGAAGCTGAAGCGCCGCCTCGCGATACCGTTCGAAGCGGTTCGACTCGAAATACTTTGGATCGGGCGGACCCTCGTCCCATTCCATGCCGAGCCATTTGAGGCTCGCGAGAATCTCCTCGAGGGACTCCTTGGTCGAGCGTTCCTGATCGGTGTCGTCGATACGCAGGATGAACGCGCCCTTGTGATGGCGCGCGTACAGGTAGGCGAACAATCCCGAGCGCACGTTGCCAATATGCAACGAGCCGGTCGGGCTCGGTGCGTACCGAGTTCGAACCGTCATTGAATTACTCCCATTCAATCGTGGCGGGTGGTTTCGACGTGATGTCGTAAACGACGCGATTTACGCCCTTGGTCTCATTGGTGATGCGGCTCGACAGCCGCGCGAGGAATGCCGGATCGAGCCGCGCCCAGTCCGCTGTCATGCCGTCCTGCGATTCGACGGCGCGAATCGCGATGACGCTCTCATAGCTGCGCCCGTCGCCCATCACGCCGACGGTCTTGAGCGGAAGGAGCACTGCGAACGCCTGCCAGACTCGCGCCGCGACGCCCGAGGACTCCGTCTCTTCCATCACGACCGCGTCGGCGCGGCGCAGCAGCTCGAGACGCTCGCGCGTCACTTCGCCGACGATTCGCACGGCGAGGCCGGGTCCCGGGAACGGCTCGCGATCCACGACTTCCTTGCCGAGTCCCAGCTCGCGGCCGACCGCGCGCACTTCGTCCTTGAACAGCTCGCGCAGCGGCTCGACCAATTCGAGCTTCATCGCCTCGGGCAATCCGCCCACATTGTGATGACTCTTGATAACTTCCGAGGGGCCCTTGAACGAGACCGACTCGATCACGTCGGGATAAAGCGTGCCCTGACCGAGGAAGCGCGCACCGCCGAGCTTCTGCGCTTCCTTCTCGAACACCTCGATAAACGTATGCCCGATAATGCGCCGTTTCTTCTCAGGATCGAGCACGCCCGCAAGCCGCGAAATAAAAAGCTCGGACGCATCGACAACGTCGAGCGCGATCCCAAGCTGGCGCGCGAACACATTTTCCATCCGCTCGCGCTCGCCGGCACGCAGCAAGCCATTATCGACGAAGACGCATTTCAAGCGCTCGCCGATCGCGCGATGAATCAGCGCCGCGGCGACCGACGAATCGACGCCGCCCGACAGGCCCAGGATCACTTTGTCCGTTGAACCGACCTGCTGGCGAATCTCGGCGACCTTGGTCTCGACGAAGCTCGCCATGGTCCAGTCGCCGGCTTCCTTGCAGATACCGAGCACAAAATTGCGCAGCACCTGCACTCCGCACGGGGTGTGCGCTACCTCCGGATGAAACTGGATTCCGCGCAGGCGGCCGTCGCTCGAGCGAAACGCCGCGTAAGGCGAATTGTCGCTGTGCGCGATCGCATGGAGCGAAGCGGGAATCGCCTCGACGCGATCGCCATGGCTCATCCATACGCGATGCTCGATACCGTCGAGGCCCTGGAACAGCCGATCCCTCTCGTCGATCACAAGCGTCGCTGCGCCGTACTCGCGCGCTCGCGAGCTCACGCTCTTCGCCCCCATGTGCTGCGCGATTACATAGAGGCCGTAGCAGATGCCGAGCACGGGGCATCCGAGGTTCAACACTTCGTCGCTGATATCGGGCGCATTCTCCTGGTAGAGGCTCATCGGGCCGCCCGACAGGATGATGCCGCTGGGCTTCAGCGCGCGGATTTTCGCGGGATCGAAGTTGAACGGATGCAGCTCGCAATAGACCTGCATCTCGCGCACGCGGCGAGCGATCAGCTGCGTGTACTGGCTGCCGAAATCGAGGATCAAAATCACGGGGAGTGCCTTGACCGATCAATATACGGTCGCGCGCCGCGGCACGAAAGGTCCAGACGGGAGCGTCGCGCACCGAGCTGGAATCCGCTGTGGATACCCCGGCCTAAACCGACGGATCGAATCTGCGAATCCTGATGACGTAGTCCATGATCTCAGCCGCGGCGCCTGCGATCGCCAACTCGACGGGGCGATGCGATAGCGCGCGCATCGGCAAGCCAAGCTCGGTCGATTCGTGAGCCCATCCGCTGCTCAGCCACTTCTCATACGGCACGAAGCTGGCGCGGCCGCGGCGCGCGGCAAGTCTCATCGCATTGCCGGTATTGAAGGCCGTGACGAATGCCCTGGGCGCATGGCGCGCGAGCATCCGCGCCGCGTCGATCTCGAGAATATGCTGCGGCGCCGGCGCGCAGGCACGAGCCTGGCGCGCGAGACGTTCGGGATCGATCCAGAAGAACACGTAGCTGTTGAGGAGCGCATACCAGTCTGCGGGCGAGGTTCCGTCAACGAGGCATCGCGCGAGTGCCGCCGGCGGCATCGGGGTCTGATCGCGAATCACGATACCGCCGGGCAGAACGGCTCCGGCTCGGCGCTGCTCTTTCTCGATTCTTTCGCGCTCGGGTCCGCTCACCCCTGTGCAGTCCAGCAGCCCGCTGGTGCTCATGAGTCCCAGCTTTTTGATCGATGCGAGATTCCGCTCGTCGGCTAGATGATAAACGCGCGAGATGGGTTTCGGACTCATCGGGCCATGCCTGCACCTTGGATCACATTGAAGGTAACTGAGCCGTTGAGTACTAAGGTCAGTCGGTGGCGCGAATCAATCGCGGAGGTTCTCTATTGAAATCGACAATTCTGAAACGAGCAAGCCTGTTGCTGGTCCTGACAACCGCGGGATGCGCGGGCGCGAAAGTCGGACAGGAAGTACAAACTGCGATGCCCGCCAATAACGCCCCGCCCTCGCAGATCGTGGTCTATCCATTCGCCGTTGACACCTCCGACGTGCAACTGAATTCGGGCATCCTCCAGCGCGCTTACCGCAGCATGTCGGACGCGAACGTGGGCGCGCAGCAGGAGCAGATCGCGCATGAGTCGGCAGAGAATGTTTGCCTGCAAATCGTTACCAAGCTCTCACAGAAGGGCTACCAGGCGATCTGCCAGAAACGGGGAATCGCGCCCGGCAGCGGCAATATCATGGTTGTCGAGGGCGAGTTCACCAACATCGACGAAGGCAATCGGCTGCGCAGACTGGTTATTGGTCTCGGCGCCGGAGCCTCAAAGCTTGATACAGACGTTTATCTTTACCAGCCCAACGGCGAGGGCGGGCTCAGCCAGTTAATG
Coding sequences within:
- a CDS encoding alpha/beta hydrolase yields the protein MTGARLDDQSRAILDKIAQDPFLDPAMPLERLRANFAAFHRSVELPRVELDKVENRAIAGPRGDIAIRIYRAKSAVTAPRPLLVYYHGGGMIFGNLDTHDAICRRLAEQSAAIVVAVDYALAPENRFPAAVDDAYAALLWAYDNGASVGGDPARLAVGGDSAGGNLAAVVAQLARDRNGPPLRFQLLIYPAVGMKGESQSMEEFAQGYFFERAALDWFFDQYLVDRSQIGDPRVSPILSCDFSRLPPAFMVTAGFDILRDDGEAYIQLLRDAGVAAEHHRYETTIHGFISMAGAIDAGQTAIDECAEKLRTALEATAGTSKPYEVFFENEFVRLVNVNIARGEIVPEFVPGSNRMVGIDFTDSGRAYYLDGSLPEQACERNDKAIREIRVELKSAPRVEPHALDAIRLEPARFRVEFENEHVRIVRLRFGAHEKGIMVHHPPRVLATITDVAVKLKFADGRSDERGAPATVAAWLDAETLQTENAADAPLEVVLVEPK
- a CDS encoding glutaredoxin family protein; this encodes MDVVIYTNAGCSACLQAKQFLTQNKVAFVEKNIANDDTARDELIAMGFRAVPVIKAGGETMLGFSAPRLRRMLGL
- the gltX gene encoding glutamate--tRNA ligase: MTVRTRYAPSPTGSLHIGNVRSGLFAYLYARHHKGAFILRIDDTDQERSTKESLEEILASLKWLGMEWDEGPPDPKYFESNRFERYREAALQLLREGNAYPCYCSAEELDAKRKLAEKERRKPGYDGTCRDKSFAADLQLPDKRAGRNYTIRFRSPRIGQTVVDDLVKGRAVFENAELDDLIIFRSDGVPTYNFATVLDDADFEITHVVRGDDHLPNTPRQIQIYLALGLKPPAFAHLPMVLGQDGSKLSKRHGHTSVFAYRDAGYFPETLINYLARLGWSHGDQEIFSKDELIHFFGFEACGKSAGVFNAEKLLWLNFHYLKQKTAAELAQLVKPFIAKRGWPIPGDDAWLERAVATLHERAKTLDELAEFASFYLRDDVATDPKAAAKFLKPEIADALKTLAVEINAIDGEFVEPAIQSAFERVLAKFSLKLGQLAQPVRVALTGGTVSPGIYEVVAVLGKNRTVARLEFAVGSIAKS
- the clpP gene encoding ATP-dependent Clp endopeptidase proteolytic subunit ClpP, coding for MSVLVPYVVEQTGRGERSYDIYSRLLKDRIVFMGGPVTDDVANLITAQLLFLESEDPEREINMYINSPGGSVTAGLAIYDTMQFVRPPVSTLCVGQAASMGALLLAAGAKGRRYALPHSRILIHQVSGGFEGQATDIEIHAREALRLKEILNEILAHHTGQNVKKIERDTDRDNFMSAAQAVEYGLLDEVIAGRPKLPTT
- a CDS encoding heavy metal-responsive transcriptional regulator, whose product is MTIGRVAEAAGISIDTLRFYEREGLLARPGRNMSGYRQYPLEVLDRLRFIQDAKALGFTLREIKELLSMGVKSTLECGPVTRKAEAKLVAMDEELARLKRMRRTLARLIEACGGVCTCAKCSSNRGHSAHSAHNHTASSKRKIVWTS
- the guaA gene encoding glutamine-hydrolyzing GMP synthase — translated: MILILDFGSQYTQLIARRVREMQVYCELHPFNFDPAKIRALKPSGIILSGGPMSLYQENAPDISDEVLNLGCPVLGICYGLYVIAQHMGAKSVSSRAREYGAATLVIDERDRLFQGLDGIEHRVWMSHGDRVEAIPASLHAIAHSDNSPYAAFRSSDGRLRGIQFHPEVAHTPCGVQVLRNFVLGICKEAGDWTMASFVETKVAEIRQQVGSTDKVILGLSGGVDSSVAAALIHRAIGERLKCVFVDNGLLRAGERERMENVFARQLGIALDVVDASELFISRLAGVLDPEKKRRIIGHTFIEVFEKEAQKLGGARFLGQGTLYPDVIESVSFKGPSEVIKSHHNVGGLPEAMKLELVEPLRELFKDEVRAVGRELGLGKEVVDREPFPGPGLAVRIVGEVTRERLELLRRADAVVMEETESSGVAARVWQAFAVLLPLKTVGVMGDGRSYESVIAIRAVESQDGMTADWARLDPAFLARLSSRITNETKGVNRVVYDITSKPPATIEWE
- a CDS encoding DUF4410 domain-containing protein — its product is MKSTILKRASLLLVLTTAGCAGAKVGQEVQTAMPANNAPPSQIVVYPFAVDTSDVQLNSGILQRAYRSMSDANVGAQQEQIAHESAENVCLQIVTKLSQKGYQAICQKRGIAPGSGNIMVVEGEFTNIDEGNRLRRLVIGLGAGASKLDTDVYLYQPNGEGGLSQLMAFNTHAESGKMPGAGITGPAGAAAGGAAAVATLGANVAMGGAKTYTSSTNFLGDKTAEQIVDQIMKYYQQQGWAQQASL
- a CDS encoding AAA family ATPase, with protein sequence MANGTFGRIQVVAFERNNFYVLTGGSGGGKSSIIDALRARGHLCVDEVGRSIVKEQLRIGGDGTPWQNPQKFCELALSRAIFVYEQTAERERPVFFDRGIVEGVGASRQLGLATEHYRNAARIYRYAPKAFVTPPWKEIFTNDPERPYSFEFAIEDYRSNVAAYRECGYELIELPKAPISDRVDFILRELSIGSAET